In Patescibacteria group bacterium, one DNA window encodes the following:
- a CDS encoding ATPase, T2SS/T4P/T4SS family, translating into MSSQTDVLFQRILASAAARGASDAHLTVGQPPVVRVDGALSPLEEEGVLAPATMEELVMLLFDEHAQQELAVKRRATIARTYGSRVRFKASVIYQQGYPFIFLHFLSPSIRTLKELGLPKVVEELTFMRKGLIIITGPHGSGRSTLMASFLNTININRSENIITIEHPIEYVLTGDKSVIEQQEAGRDVPSILEGLKALKDEDVDVLAVSEISDRFVFEELINLTEGGRLVVAPLDAETLSQAFEHIVESYAAHERERICHSLADNLVSVIGVRLVPRVGGGRILVVEVLVVSAPVKALIRDGRFSQISSWVLTAREGGTVSLDRSLAELVKTGEVLLEDALREVSDKENFQRMVKGS; encoded by the coding sequence GACAGCCTCCGGTGGTGCGGGTGGATGGGGCTCTGAGCCCACTAGAGGAAGAAGGCGTGCTTGCCCCTGCGACCATGGAAGAGCTCGTGATGCTCCTCTTTGACGAACACGCGCAGCAAGAGCTTGCCGTGAAGCGGAGAGCGACCATTGCGAGAACCTATGGCAGCCGCGTGCGGTTCAAGGCTTCAGTTATCTACCAGCAAGGGTATCCTTTTATATTCCTCCATTTCCTCTCTCCCTCAATCAGAACGTTGAAAGAATTAGGACTCCCGAAAGTGGTAGAGGAGCTTACCTTTATGCGCAAAGGGCTCATTATTATTACCGGCCCTCACGGATCAGGGCGGTCTACCCTCATGGCGTCTTTTTTGAATACGATAAACATAAACCGGTCGGAGAACATTATTACCATCGAGCACCCTATCGAATACGTGTTAACAGGCGATAAAAGCGTGATAGAGCAGCAGGAGGCGGGGAGGGATGTGCCGAGCATCCTTGAGGGATTGAAGGCGTTGAAGGATGAGGACGTCGACGTGCTTGCGGTATCCGAAATATCCGATCGTTTCGTATTTGAGGAGCTTATCAATCTCACGGAGGGCGGGCGCCTCGTGGTGGCGCCGCTGGATGCGGAGACATTATCCCAAGCGTTTGAGCATATTGTTGAATCGTACGCCGCGCACGAGCGCGAGCGGATCTGCCATAGCCTTGCGGACAACCTTGTGTCGGTGATCGGGGTGCGGCTGGTGCCGCGCGTAGGGGGCGGACGGATATTGGTAGTCGAGGTGCTCGTCGTTTCTGCGCCGGTAAAAGCGCTCATCCGCGACGGGCGCTTCAGCCAAATCAGTTCATGGGTCTTAACTGCGCGGGAAGGAGGCACGGTAAGCCTTGACCGTTCCTTGGCAGAGCTGGTAAAGACCGGAGAAGTGCTGCTGGAGGACGCGCTAAGGGAGGTGTCCGATAAGGAGAATTTCCAGAGAATGGTGAAAGGATCATAA